Below is a genomic region from Betta splendens chromosome 8, fBetSpl5.4, whole genome shotgun sequence.
GGTCCCCGTGACCCTCGATGTGTCCATCcatgtcctcctgctgctccctgtcCTCCAGCATGCCCGACTCCAgcatgagcagcagaggagggtgCTCTGGAGGGGACGGGGAGGGGGAGAACAGGACTCGCGGATGTGCGTCCAGGAACATCTCGTCTCCTTCCAGGACGCCATCCAGCCCATTTCTCAAGGCCAGTCCTGCTTCCAGGGTCAAGCCTGCCTCGGCTGGACCCGTACCGCCCCCCGGTGACTCCTCAGCCCCCGTCCTGTCTCTGGTTGTATCTCTCAGCTGACCCTTAAGTGTAGCAGGACTTACAGCGTTacgtgtgtctgctgcagaaaATTGCAACGGTCTGTCTCTAAAGTTCTGAAAACTCTCATTCCTCAAAAAGTCCACAAAGTCTTGCCTGGTGTCAGCTTTGTCACCCTTTGATGCAAACCTGTCCTTGAAAATACCCTCGGTCCTGGATGTCCGTCCTTCTGAGGAAACATCCCGCTCACTGCCTGAGTTTCTGTTGGACTGGTTTTCCACTTTGAACGTGTTCGTGTCTTCATGCGTGGAGGATTTCATATAATCCTGGCGGTTCTGGAGGTTCTGTCTGCCGGTGTGCTggctgagagcagcagccatGCTGTTGTCTGTTTCTGAGGCACCTTTGTGGGGGTTGTTGTTTGCATTGGGAGCTGTGAAACGAGCTGCCGGCTCGTGACGGTCCTCTGTGCGGATGTCAAAGCCAGGCTCCGTCGTCGCGGCAGCAATCCTGGACACGGGGTTTTGAGGGAAGGGCAGGGCCGAGgcaatcaccatggcaaccagggGAAGCCAGTGCATCACTCCCAAGACGTATCAGCTGGTGAGGggaaacaggaaaaggaagtTATTTGATACAATCCAATAAGCAGCATATATAACGACTCAGAGCTTCACAACTGTGGTTGTGTAACTGCTGAGGTACGACTCTACAATCTCTCCAACCAAATATAGCAAGATGGCCCTGTTGTCCTTAGCATCACAAAAAGATGGATCTCTCCCACAAACACTGTGGATTCTGAACTCTTGACTGAATTCCAGccttgtatgtacagtatgcttGGCTGCCACTTTACAGCCGAAGGACGTGGATTAAGAAACTCTCTGCAACCTTCCCATTATTGTTTTAAGGGCATTTCCTCTGTGGCAGCTGTTTTCTACTATCCAAGAATCTGGGAATGTCTTCAAATATGTGGTAAAAACGCGGTTTGCTTTATATCGACTTGCCAAAACACAGCTATTGCTGCCTTGTTGGATGTGTTGCATGGGTAAACCTCAGGTATTCTACCTGTTAACACTCGGCCTGTGGTGAGTGTGTTTTTCATCGGGGAGGTGGTGCCTGGGTTCAGTACAGTACTGCACTGCACATGTGCTGAGTTTCACTTATAGTGCAACTGTCACTATTGTAAACATCCTGTGTGCAGCACCCTGCAGTCTCTAAACACAAAGTGATACTGTAGCTTTGGTGTAGCAGAGAATGTGAATTCAAAACTGCAATGTGAATTAAAATCCTAATTGTGGGTGTTAAATCATTAACAATTCAATACGTTTCAGTtttataaaaaaaggaaaacattcattttaaaattggAACTTTTATATTGCTTCAATATTGCTTTGATAAGAAATAgaaactattttaaaccacTGTTTTCCTGACACATTATAGTTCAAATAATTAATGATTATTCAGCACATAATAGTAAAAATGTGAGTTTAAGATTGTAAATGAGGCATTTAATAACTTTATGAGTTATC
It encodes:
- the LOC114859825 gene encoding neurotrophin-3; translation: MHWLPLVAMVIASALPFPQNPVSRIAAATTEPGFDIRTEDRHEPAARFTAPNANNNPHKGASETDNSMAAALSQHTGRQNLQNRQDYMKSSTHEDTNTFKVENQSNRNSGSERDVSSEGRTSRTEGIFKDRFASKGDKADTRQDFVDFLRNESFQNFRDRPLQFSAADTRNAVSPATLKGQLRDTTRDRTGAEESPGGGTGPAEAGLTLEAGLALRNGLDGVLEGDEMFLDAHPRVLFSPSPSPPEHPPLLLMLESGMLEDREQQEDMDGHIEGHGDRAIDRITPATFTSEAGHPVKRDKRSHPIDRRRGERSVCESESVWVTDKKSAIDSHGQQVTILQEIQTQTGPLKQYFYETRCRPAEQQNNGSRSRSPGAAAKPQGTGVAGSVCLGVDKKQWLSECKAKQSYVRALTKDAYNRTGWRWIRIDSSCVCVLLSRANQTPGRETLTRKGRG